Part of the Sorghum bicolor cultivar BTx623 chromosome 1, Sorghum_bicolor_NCBIv3, whole genome shotgun sequence genome, tcctcgcatcGCACATGACACGGACACCGTGGAGTGGACACGGCTCCCGCGGTGCCACCACTCGCTGACTCTCTCTACCCCCGGGCCAGGGCCGGGCCCCACCTGGACTGGATGGATCGAGTCCGCAGCGATCCGCGCCTTTTTATTGGCGCGCCTGCACGCGGCCTCGCCCTCCCTTCCCTGCGCTGGCGCTGGGAAGGGGAAGGAAGAGGAAGGGACGCCGAACCGAGCACGAGCAGCGAGAGATGGCGCGCGTCTCCAATGCCAAGAAGCGGCACGGCGCCaagcccgccgccgcctccgcgggCCTCAGCGGCACCAACAACAgctccgccaccgccaccaccaagaGGAAGGCCGAGGACGACCGCCCCGTGCGCGTCTACGCCGACGGCATCTTCGATCTCTTCCACTTCGGCCACGCCCgcgccctcgagcaggccaagtTGCTGTACGCTCTCCTTTCTCTCCTTCTCCCTTCCCTTTCTTCATCGGCAGATCGCCGCCCCCAATGGCACAGCGATCGATATCTACGTTGTACTAGTAGATCCATCCATCCATACCGATGCCTCGGACTCAGATTAGATTAGAtctggacgccgccgccgccgccgccgcggcggcggtgcgCTCGCCGCTCCCTTTCCGTATCCTGTTTCTCCTAGAATCTGCTGCTCCGCCATGCGCGTGCCAGTCGAACCCACGCCGCCCGCCCCGCCGGAGCTGACATCTCAACCTCCTCCGTCACCCTCGCCTGCCTGGATCTGGAATTCCAATTCTGGGTGCAATTGATACTATGCGTGCCATCCACTCCTACGCGTTTCATCACTTAATTAATTTCGGTAACGCCAATCCTGACGTGTTGTTTACTTGTTTTGCGACACCTCGCTCGCAGGTTCCCCAACACCTATCTCCTCGTCGGATGCTGCAACGACGAGCTAACCAACCGCTACAAGGGCAAGACCGTCATGACACAGGAAGAGCGATACGAGTCCCTGCGACACTGCAAGTTAGTAAATATACACTACACCCTTTTACAATACTACAATTACAGTGCTACCATATTCAGATTCAGAAAAAAACAAACCATTTCTCGTTCCCTTATCATTGATTATTATAGTAGGAGTATTAACAtgttctctgcaaatgggtcatTTCTACCTAGCATGCCCAATTTGAAAGTAGGTATCTCCTTGTGTTGTGTTGTGtcgtgtttctttttttttcacggAGAACACGACCTCacgtgtattttatattatagtagGAGTATTAACATGTTCTCTGCAAATTAGGGGTGCAAATGGGTGATGATTAGGTGCACCTCTGAACCTCTTTAGTttaaatatttatactacttcTCTAAAAAAATTAAGAAGTAGTACAAATATTTGAACTAAAGAGGTTTGGAGGTGCACCTAAAGGTTACCCCTTTGCACCCCTACTGCAAATGGGTCATTTCTATCTAGCATGCCCAATTTGAAAGTAGGTATCTCCTTGTGTTGTGtcgtgtttcttttttttttttttcggaGAACACGACCTCACGTGTATTTTATTAAGGAGTTGTGTTGTGCCGTGTGATGCTGTATTTGTGAGCATTCTTTATTCATCAAATCTTGCCTGCTTTGCTGCCAAAGTTGTACCCAGATGCATCCTGTTATCCTATCTGTATGTTAAGATCTAACAGCACAGCAAGTCTAGTTGTAtttcccccctttttttttGCCTGAGTGCTTCACGACTCAGAGCAGACCTCTCCTTTTGCAGCCTAGGTTTCTCATTCTTTCCATATCCTCAGAATTGAGGATACTGTATAATTACGTGCTGTGAATGGAGGTTGAGCAAATTATGCTCTCAGCTGGAGCTACTCGATTCTTTTTCATGCTAACATATACCTGCCCTATTTAGTTATTTCAGCCTCCATTCAGCAGACTGGACTGCCAGAGTGTCTGCATATGCGTTCTTGTCATGCTTTTTTGCATTGTTTAGAGTTCGCTTAGTCTTTTGTAATGACTTATATGTTaccatgaaaaaaaaatatctgGCCTTAAAAAAAGGGGGTTTTATTGGCCATAACAAAAACGAAAACCCACTTTATTTTACCATGAAAAAAACATTTGACCTTTCAAAAGAGGGGTTTGTATTGGCCATAATAACAAAAAATGAAAATCCCACCCAAATTGCTGTCTTCAAACATtcacattttttatttattaaattaaattaaattaaatatagCCTCTCATATATTTGTCTGCTGACTTCTGCTTTAGGTGGGTTGATGAGGTCATTCCTGATGCACCGTGGGTTCTCACACAGGAGTTTATTGATAAGCATCAGATTGACTATGTTGCTCATGATGCGCTGCCGTACGTGTGACCTGCACAACACCTATTTCAGATGTTTCCTTGCCTTCCTAGTCTGCTCAACTAACTACAACATCTTTCTTTGTAACTGCAGTTATGCTGATACTAGCGGAGCAGCAAATGATGTCTATGAATTTGTAAGTCTTCTTTCGTATAGCTAAGGTTAAATACATCTTCTGTATGCTTTCCACGCTGAAAGTATTGTTGGGCTATATGTTAGGTTAAAAAGATTGGAAAATTCAAGGAAACAAAAAGGACAGACGGGGTTTCTACTTCAGATCTCATAATGAGGATCTTGAAGGACTATAATCAGTATGTCATGAGGAATTTAGCACGGGGCTACTCGAGGAAGGATCTTGGTGTGAGCTACGTCAAGGTTAGACACTTCCCTGATGGCACATACTGAAGGGATATagttataattagtttttgtggaATAACATATCTTCCTCTTATTATTTTCATTAGGAGAAACAATTGCAAGTTAATATGAAGATCAATAAACTGCGGGAGACTGTGAAGGCGCATCAGGAGAAGGTAAGTGTTGATTTGAGATTCATCACTTGTCGAGGAACTAGACATACCACTTCCCATATCATGGAAGACTAAAGTAATCAGTTTTACTGATATCTAGCTTTGTATGAAATATATCTCGCAGTTGCAAACAGTGGCAAAGACTGCTGGTTTGAATCATGAAGAATGGCTTGCTAATGCGGACCGCTGGGTTGCTGGTTTCCTGGAGAAGTTTGAGCAACACTGCCACAACATGGTATATTTTTTGTAAGAATGTGACATTGTGAAGTGTTGCTAAATGTAGTTTTGAACTAGTTAGATAAGTGACTGACTATATCAGAAGTCAATGTCCATAATATTCAAAAGCTCAATCTGATGCCCTTGTAATTACTGTTTTCAGGAGACTGCCATCAAGGATCAGATACAAGTGAGGCTGGGGAGACAGTTGAGCAAAGGAATAATCGCTGGTCTTGTGCAGGAATCGGTGACAGCCTAAAACAGGTCATGCTGTCAGTGAAACGCACGGGTGCTTATCAGATCATCCTTCCGAGGTGGTTTTGGGGGGGATCAAATGCAATGCGATGCTTGTAAGAGTGCAACGCAGTTGCTGAGGCGTTTTAGTTTTGTGGTGCATGTGAAGTCTTCCCGTATACAAATGTCTATAGGAGAGGCGTTTGGTGTTTTGGGCATTGTCGTGGGCGTGCTTCTTTTGTATCTAACGGGTTAGATTAACCTTTTCTTGTCGAGATTGATGTTCTTTCGTGGCTATATATCATATTCCATCCATAATAACATGGTAAAGGCACAATAGTTATGAATATATACACATATGTGATCTGATATATAAATCATGAACACCATTTGAATGTGTAACGATATTGTTTGTCGAGCATGACTTCATTCCAAGTGTAAAGCCAAGCACCTAAACGACCATTTGAGAAACACCAATATACCATCCAAATTTGGTGGCCAAAAGATAAATGGGTAAACTATCATCCTCATAAATTAAAACTTTGTCTCGAACCATACACCGATATCCTAACCATCTAGGGTTTCCATCttgaactttttttttcttgggcAAGGCTGGAAAAGAGGTACAGCCACCAACTTTAAAATATCAGCTCAAATGATTTGGGGCTCACAAATTTCAGGCAGTGAAGCGGGCTAACATCTTCAGCAGTATCCTTCTAAAACCCCTCGTCCTTTTAAAACTCACCAATTTTAGAAAGTGAAGCGGGCTAACAACATCTTCAGCAGTTCTCTATTAAGACCCTTCGTCCCTATATAAAACCTTGAAtcggtgttttatttttgaggaTTGGTTCGATGCTTGTTTGTAACTAACGACTTGTTtccaacaaaacaaaacaaaaaaactaaCGACTTATAGCTTTATGCGAGTGGCCCGGCCCACAGAGCAGAGCGCTACTGGGCCTGGCTTTATTTAGAATGCTTGTAGCCCAGGGCCCGCAACCGCAGCAGGCAAGGGGAACGGCCGCTCCTGCCGTCGCTTTCGTTCGAGGAAAGAGGACGAGATCAGGTGAGGTGAGGGTCTCGCTCTCGGCAACCCGACGATCTCAATCCCAACCCCATCGTCGCTCCCGCTCACTGCCATGCCGATAATTTCTAATCCCATCGCTCGCTCGTTCAGTAGCTCCCATCCCGACGAATCGAATCTCCGTCGCCACCTTGCCTGCTCCGGACGTGGGAGGAACCGGACATCAGTCAGCAAGAGGGAAGCCCAAACTCTGGCGCCGCTTCCTCTGCACCGCGGGGACAACGATTCCCGACTCCATGGCCGCGACCGCCATGATTAGGATTACCACTTTACGTTGCCGCCACGACCCGCTCTCCTCCCTTCCCCGCACCACGTCGGTCGCCCGCTCCTGCACGCTTCCTCCTCGATGGCCGCCGATGCAGACTGCTCACTCCCCATTCTTCTTGCTGCTCCCCTTCCTCCTCCGTCTCTCCGCGCCGGGTCCGGGTCAGGGTCCGGGTCCGTCCAACAGCAGCAGCATTGAAGCGCATCCCTGGCAGCAACACCAGCTTCATGGGTCCAGGTCCAGCCGACAATGGCGCCACCACGCTTCAGCGATCGTCGTCGTCCGACCTTGGCCGCAGCCTGATCGTCCCCAACTCCACTGCTGGCACCGGAGACGCCAGTGCTTCCTCAGGACTGCTGCCCGCCGTGAGAATGCTCTTATCAAAACTCGTATCTTTCCCTCTCTTCTAGAATTCAACCCGATGCGTGTATATATGCAGATTCTTGGGGTGGCGCATCTGCTTGTGGCGCTGGGCATTGTGTTTGCCACCGACAAGTTCCTCAAACAGGCATTCGTCGCCGCGTCCATCAAGTTCCCAAGCGCCCTCTTCGGCATGTTCTGTGTCTTCTCAGTGCTAGTCGTCTTGGACACATTCGTGCCTGCTCTCGCCAAGGCGTTCATGGACTTCTTTGCGCCTGCCACACTGTTCATCCAGAGGTGGCTACCCTTGTTCTACGTCCCGACACTAGTCGTGCTGCCGCTCGCCGTCAGGGATGTCCCAGCGGCTTCAGGACTCAAGATTTTTGCAATCACTTGTATGTATTATTCTCGATCACATTTTTCTTACTGTCATTGTTTCTCTTCACAGCGAATTTGGTTTGTTTCTATCTATATAATAACAAGATATAGAACAACTTAAACTTGATTGTGACACTATGACCCACACTTCCGAAACGAACCAGTTCATTTGCAAAAGCTAGATGAGGTTCTCCTCATTATGTAGACTTGCAGAACTACAACCTGAAAGATGCACCCTGCTCTTAGATATTGCAGCACACGGTACCAGTAAGCATTACCTGCACTGCATGTCATGTTGCAGTACTGTATGATTTCAGGCTCCAGCTTAGCAATCTGCAGCCCCAGTAAACAAAATTTTAAAACTGTGAGGTACCTTACCAATTCTTTTCATTGCTATATATATGCTGTCAGGATCTTCTGTGTTATGTTTAGCTACTTATGAGATATGAGTGCAGATGGAATAAATGCTACAGAAGGAATTAGATTCCAATAGGTCCATGCAAAACTCGTTGATTTAGTTTTACCTTGCAGTCCAATTTTTCATTGCAAAACATTAAATTGGAACAGCTACTTTTATACGGTTTTGATTTTGCCCACTTTTTTCAGTTGGTGGCTGGTTTGCTACCCTTGCGGTTGCAGGATATACTGTGTTAGCTGTGAGAAAACTTGTGAAGACAGAGCTTATTACAGATGCAGAGCCTATGAGCAAGCAGTCACCATTTTCTACATTGGAAATCTGGGCATGGGCTGCTATATTCGTTGCATCATTTGGTGTTGCATATTTCAATCCCACGGCACTTGGTACCACAGCAAGAACATGCCTTCCTTTCCTGCTTGCTGCTAATGTGCTGGGATACATGGTTGGTTCTGGGTAATATGCTTATATAAACTCGATCAATAGGATCCAAATTATGCAAACAGTTATTCAATTTTGTCTGACGATCTTGGTATTTTCAGGTTACCATCTGGTGTCAAGAAAGTATTACATCCAATCATCTGCTGCGCACTTTCTGCAGATTTGGCAGCAGTAGCGTATGGGTACCTCTCCGGGTCTGGACTTGATGCTGTGCTAGGTTCATAAGCTATATACCCTAGTATATAGTCCTACAATTATATCACAAAAATTTTTAGTTTCAGAAGAGTTGCCTTCAAAGCATTAGCGCTGGAGTAACATAGAACTATTATGTGCAAattgtttttaaaaaaataatatgtgCGATACACATGATATCACTGTGCTCTCAGAAAATGTGGTTGTCCAGGTGATTACCTCACAAAGGCGCCTTCTAATCCTGGAGCCGGTGACGTACTAATGGGTTTCCTTGGGTCTGTGATCATATCATTTGCATTCTCAATGTTCAAACAGAGAAAGGTACTACTGCACATGGTTATCTTCTGACATCATTTCGATTAAGCTCTGTTCCGCTGCAAGTGCCTTTTATCTGATCGTCAACTTGTCCATGCTCCTGAGCCCTGATTTCAGCTTGTAAAGAGGCACGCAGCAGAGATTTTCACATCAATTGCCATTGCATCGACATTCTCTCTGTACTCAACTGCTGTCATAGGGCGCCTGATTGGGCTAGAGCCATCATTAACCATATCCATATTGCCAAGGTGTATAACTGTGGCGCTGGCTTTGAGCATAGTGTCTTTCTTTGAAGGTAAATCTTGGCAGACCATCCTCCTGTGAATTTGATTGTGTTCCTATAGTAGAGATGAGGAGAGTGGGTTATCATGATATCTCTAGCTTGTATTCACAGGCAAGTTAACCATAGGTCAATTACTTTACCTAACATGTAGTGATTGACTTAATCCTTAGTGTTAAATCTTCCCGCTATGTGTCTTTGCAGTAATTTTACTGAGGGGCACTGATGATTCATGGTTTCTTGTGGTTTAGGTGTAAACTCTACACTAACTGCTGCCGTGGTTGTCCTTACCGGGCTCATTGGAGCGAATTTTGTGCAAGCAGCTATGGATAAACTTGGTCTGAACGACCCCATTGCCAGAGGAATAGGGACAGCTTCCAGGTAATTTGCTGGATATAATGCCGTTCTGCATGATTTGGTAATTCTTCATTTGTGAGCATGATTATGCCCTGTATGAAAGTAATCTTGCTTGATTGATGGTGTAGTGCTCATGGACTGGGGACAGCAGCACTGTCAGCCAAGGAACCTGAAGCACTCCCTTTCTGTGCCATTGCTTATGGTCTCACGGGAATTTTTGGCTCGCTGATTTGCTCGGTTCCGGCAGTGAGGCAAAGCTTGGTATTCATAGCTGGTTAAGAGCAGCTCATGATGATCtgaatttgagggtttgattcTTTTTAGATAAAAGAAGCCGTTTCCTGTGTAAAACAAGTCATGTTCAGAAGATGGGGAAGCAAAACATTTTGGGTTAGGATCTATTATGTATAGAGgcttgaaaaaaaaagtgaataatTCCGTAATCAGGATGTATAAAATAATACTACTAGAGGATGGTAGATGCCTAGATGGATCCATTGTTTGTTTGATAGTTTGTGATATCATATTTCTCCCTCCCTAGAAACAAGAGATATAAAATGTTTGATAAATTTGACATTTGTTTTGAGACAGATTACAATATGCAGTTGGATAAAAATTAATCCGGATCTAGTTGAACAAGCACGCTTGCTAGTGGACGGATCGCTCGCGGATTTAGAACGATAAGGTTGACACTTGTAAACTTAACAACTTAtatttttaagacaaatctattcatatagttttcacatttgcaaacttaacaacttaaaagttattcatgatttatatttccaaagtttgactcaaaccttgtccaaaatgaCTTTATTTATAGGTATGGAGGCAGTACTAATCTCACTTTCTATTTACATGAGCATGAAtgcaatatattaaaaaaattaagGGTTTTTTTCCAAAAATATGATCATCATGTATACCTTAATGTTTAAGATTATATAACAAATAAATAGCTTCTAAGTTTTGGAGTGTTGCAGACATTTTCTTTAGACCTATTATTTCACCGTTGTTCCAATCAAATAATATGCATCTTTCCTGCAACTTAGCAGCTTTCCCACATTTCATAATCAAACTAAACACACCTTCAAAATCTGTGTTGGTGTAAATAATATATTGTAAAGGGactcatatgaaaaagttagaaGAAGAAAtagactctctctagtctggaTGCTGCCAGACAGAGTTTCCCAAATCAACATGGTATCAAGAGCCTTCGTTAGGGTTAACCcacctggcggcggcggcgtgggcgAGCTACTGTGACGGCGGTGTACCGACAAGAGGAGGCCGTGGATCACGTGGAGTCACATGGGCAGGCAGAGCGCGGTGCGGCGCAGCTCCGCACGCAGACCCTCGAAGCGGAGGCGGGGTGCGGGCCTAGCAGGCGGCTAGCCGATCAGAGGTTCGGAGCTGCAAGGAGGGGCTCGCCGCGACGGGATATCTCGCCGGACTGCTGGAGAAGCAG contains:
- the LOC8055124 gene encoding choline-phosphate cytidylyltransferase 2, which gives rise to MARVSNAKKRHGAKPAAASAGLSGTNNSSATATTKRKAEDDRPVRVYADGIFDLFHFGHARALEQAKLLFPNTYLLVGCCNDELTNRYKGKTVMTQEERYESLRHCKWVDEVIPDAPWVLTQEFIDKHQIDYVAHDALPYADTSGAANDVYEFVKKIGKFKETKRTDGVSTSDLIMRILKDYNQYVMRNLARGYSRKDLGVSYVKEKQLQVNMKINKLRETVKAHQEKLQTVAKTAGLNHEEWLANADRWVAGFLEKFEQHCHNMETAIKDQIQVRLGRQLSKGIIAGLVQESVTA
- the LOC8055125 gene encoding LOW QUALITY PROTEIN: plastidal glycolate/glycerate translocator 1, chloroplastic (The sequence of the model RefSeq protein was modified relative to this genomic sequence to represent the inferred CDS: deleted 1 base in 1 codon), producing MAATAMIRITTLRCRHDPLSSLPRTTSVARSCTLPPDGRRCRLLTPHSSCCSPSSSVSPRRVRVRVRVRPTAAALKRIPGSNTSFMGPGPADNGATTLQRSSSSDLGRSLIVPNSTAGTGDASASSGLLPAILGVAHLLVALGIVFATDKFLKQAFVAASIKFPSALFGMFCVFSVLVVLDTFVPALAKAFMDFFAPATLFIQRWLPLFYVPTLVVLPLAVRDVPAASGLKIFAITFGGWFATLAVAGYTVLAVRKLVKTELITDAEPMSKQSPFSTLEIWAWAAIFVASFGVAYFNPTALGTTARTCLPFLLAANVLGYMVGSGLPSGVKKVLHPIICCALSADLAAVAYGYLSGSGLDAVLGDYLTKAPSNPGAGDVLMGFLGSVIISFAFSMFKQRKLVKRHAAEIFTSIAIASTFSLYSTAVIGRLIGLEPSLTISILPRCITVALALSIVSFFEGVNSTLTAAVVVLTGLIGANFVQAAMDKLGLNDPIARGIGTASSAHGLGTAALSAKEPEALPFCAIAYGLTGIFGSLICSVPAVRQSLVFIAG